The nucleotide window CATCAACCCGCACTTCGCCGCGCGCGACGAGGTGCACCGCTGGACCGACCGGGAGCTTGCCGACGTGGTGACCAACTCGATGATCGCGCGGGCCCAGCCCATCGACTGGGCGATCACCACCGCCGGCGCCGACCGGGCGAGCCTGTGCGGCGAGATCCGCACCTACGCCGAGCGGGTGCTGCGCGGGGACGTGCGCGACGACGGGTTCTTCGCCTTCGTGGCCGAGCCGCCCGAGGATGCCGACCCCTCGGACCCGGCGACCTGGGCGATGGCCAACCCCAACCTCGGGGTGGCCTTCACGGAAGCAGACTTCCGGCGCATCCACGACGAGGCGCAGGCGATCCGGGGCAAGATGCCGAACTTCCGGCGGCTGCACCTCAACCTCTGGACCGAGGGCGCGCAGAGCTGGATCGGCCGCGATGTCTGGGACCGGGGGCTGGCGACCGCGCCGGTGGATCCCGAGGCGCTCTACGGCCGCAAGGCCTGGGTGGGGATCGACCTCAGGCGCACCACCGACCTCACGTCGATCGTGGTGGCGGTGCCGGTCGAAGGGGTGATCTACCTGCTGAGCTACGCCTTCATCGCGGAAGGCCCGAAGGGCTTCGTGGCCCGCGCGCAGTCGGAGAACCGCGATTACGTGGCCTGGCGCGACGACGGCTGGCTCGAGGTGCACCGGGGCGGGGTGATCGACGAGGACCAGGTGATCGAGCGGATGAAGTGGCTGCGGGCGCGGTTCGACCTGCAGGAGGTGGCCTATGACCGCTGGGGGATGAAGCACGTGGCCGCCGAGCTCGACAAGCTGCGCTTCCCGCTGCTCGAGTTCGGGCAGGGCTACGCCAGCATGTCGCCGGCGACCAAGCGCTTCGAGCGGGCGGTGATCCAGAACCGGTTGCGCCACGGCGGCAACCCGCTGCTGGCCTGGGCGGTGGGCAACGTGGTGCTCGACCAGGACGCGGCGGAGAACGTGAAGCCGAACAAGAAGAAGGCGACGGGCCGGATCGACCCGGCGGTGGCGGCGATCATGGCGGTGGGCCGGGCCGAGGTCGGCGAGGAGAAGCGCAAGGCAAGGGACGTGGTGGTGATATGAGGCTCTTCGGGTTGGACATCTCGCGGGCCGGGGCAGCCGGCGGCGGTGGCGGCGCGCCCCGCGTCGAGCCGCCGGTCACGGCGCAGGCGGCCGTGGCGGCGGGCGAGCAGGGCCTGCTGGCGGTGGGCTGGGGCTCGCTCGGGGCGCCGAGTGCGGTGCGGGGGCTGCCGCGGGTGACGCCCGAGACGGCGGCGCATCACGCCACGGTCTTCGCCTGCTGCAACAACATCGCGGGCGATCTCGCCAAGGTGCCGCTGAAGCTCTGGCAGCGGCAGGGCGACGGGCAGGACGTCAGGGTGCGCGAGCATGCCGCAGGCGACCTGCTGAACGGCGAGGCGGCGCCGGGTGTGCCCGCCAAGCTCGTGCGCTTCGCCGCCGTCTACGCCTACACGCTGCGCGGCAACGGTCACATCTACGGGCCTCGCGATGGCGGCGGCGAGTTGATGCGCCTCGACATCGTGCGCCAGGGCAACGTCTCGATGCTGCGCGACGGGCTCGAGCGCTTCTACCAGTTCGAGGACGGCGCCGGGGTGCAGCGCCGGGTGCCGGCGCGGGCCATGGTGCACCTGCGCTACATGGCCGAGGACGGCTGGACCGGCCGCAGCCCGATCCAGGTGGCGGCCGAGAGCGTGGGCATCGCGCTCGCGGGCCAGAGGGCGGCGGCGCGCAACGCCGCCGGCGGCACCACCAAGGGCGTGATCAAGCTCGGCGACAACTACGAGGGCGAGGAACAGCGGGTGCGCAACGCGCGCCGCATCAAGGACGCGATGCAGGACCCGGGCAGCGACGGCTGGATCGCGGTGAACCCCGACGAGGACGTGAAGGCGCTCGACATCTCGGCGGCCGACCAGGAGCTGCTGTCGAGCCGCAAGTTCGACCGCGAGATGCTGGCGGGAATCTACCGGATGCCGCCGAGCAAGCTGCAGATGCTGGAATACGGCGTGAAGGCCAACGGCGAGCAGCAGGCCATCGACTACTTGACCGACTGCCTGCTGCACTGGTCGGCGCTGGTGGAAGCGCAGCTCGACGTGGCGCTGCTGACCCGCGCGGAGCGCGACGCGGGGCTCTTCCTGCGCCACGACTTCGGCGCGCTGCTGCAGCCGACGGTCAAGGAACAATACGAGGCGCTGAACCGCGCCGTGGGCGGGCCGTTCATGCTGCCCAACGAGGCGCGCGCCAAGATCGGCGCGCCGCCGGTGGCCGAGGGCGCCACGCTCAACCCCGCGCCCAACATGACCCGCGCCGAAGCGCCGGGCCGCGATCCTGAAGGAGACGACGCATGAGCCGGACCATTGCCAGCTTCTTTGCCGGGGCGCCGCTGGCGCTCTCGCGCGCCCATGGCGAGGCGCTCCTGCAGATGCCGGTCCCCGCACCGGGTGCGGAGGTGGGTGCGCGGGCGCTCTCGGTGGGGGGCATGTCGCTCGCGTTGGAGCCGGGCGAGCGCTACGCCATCCACCGCAACATCGCCATCGTGCCGATCTCGGGACTGCTGACGCCCAACGCCTTCCTGCTCGAGCGCTGGCTCGGCTGGAGCACCTACCACGGGCTCGAGGCCACCTTCGCGGAGCTTGCCGCCAACGAGGACGTGGCCGCGATCGCGGCGCTCTGCGACTCGCCGGGCGGCTACGTGCTGGGCATCGAGGGCGCGTCGCGGGCGGTTGCGGCGGCGGCGGTGAAGCCGGTGCACGCGCTGGTGCATCCGCTCGCGGCCTCGGCCTGCTACCACATCGCGAGCCAGGCCACCGACATCACCCTCACGCCCGGCAGCGTGGTGGGCTCCATCGGCTGCATGCAGGTCAGCGCCGCGCCGGTGCAGCCCGGTATGTCCGGCAATCAACTGTTCATTCTCAGCTCGTCGCACGCGCGCGCCAAGCGCCCCGATCCCTCGACCGAGGAAGGCCGGCGCGAGTCGGTCCGGGTGCTCGACGCGATGGAGGCGGATTTCCACGCCGCTGTCGCCGCAGGCCGGGGCATCGACCTGGCCGAGCTGCGGGAGCGGCTGTCGTCGACCGACGATCCCGCCGATGGCGGCGCGATCTTCTGGGGCGAGGAGGCGCAGGCGCGCGGGCTCGTCGACCGGCTGGAGGACGCGCCCACGTTCTGGACCCGCCTCGGGGCGGCCTACGCGCCGCGTCCTGCCCGCACCGCCGGGCGCGCTGCCCGGGCCCAGGTGCAGGCGGCACAAGCGCTCGCCGGGCTCTAAGCCTCAGACCAACAACCACAGTTCACCGGGCGCCCACGCGCCCTCTCTTTGCCCTGCCGGTGCGCGGCTGGGTCTTCCTGCTGCGCCAGAGGCGCGGCGCCCATCACGAGGAGCATCACCATGAGTGACATCAACGACCTGCGCCGCGCCCGGAAGGCTGCGGCGGACGACATGCAGGCCCGCGCCGACGCGCTGACCGCGCTCGAGGATCAGGAGGGCGCGGAAGAGACCGCGCTCGCGGCAGCGCAGGCTGCCTTCGACACCGCCAAGGCCGCCTTCGAGAAGGCCGACCGGCAGGTGAAGCGGGCCGAGGAGGTGGAGGCCTCGCGCGCCGCCGCCGCGCAGCCCGAGCCGGGCGCCGAAGCGAACGGCGGGCAGGGCGCCGCTGCACCCGCGCAGCCAAAGGAGAAGGGGCTGCAGTTCGGCGCCATGCTGCGCACGCTCGCGGCCGCCGGCGGCAACGTCCACACCGCCCGGATGATCGCCGAGGAGAACGGCCAGTCCGGGCTCTTCGCGGTCGGGCAGAACATGGGCAGCGGCGAGGCCGGCGGCTTCCTGGTGCCCGAGGACGTCAGCTCCGACGTGATCGAGCTGCTGCGCCCGGCGAGCGTGGTGACCGCCATGGGCCCGCGCATCGTGCCGCTGCCCAACGGCAACATGACGCAGAACCGCCGCGCCACGGGCGCCAACTTCGGCTACGGCGACGAGACCTCGGACGCGCCGGTCACCGGCTACAGCTACGGGCAGATGAAGCTCTCGGCCAAGAAGATGCGGGGCATCGTGCCGATCTCCAACGACCTGATGCGCACCAGCTCGACCGCCGTCGACCGGATGGTGCGCGACGACGCCATCGCCGATGCGGCGCAGATCCAGGACCGCTACTTCTTGCGCGGTGCGGGCACCGAGTTCGCGCCCCGCGGCCTGCGCTACCAGCTGGTCGGCACGCCGGTCGAGGGCACCAACATCCTCGCCATGACGGCCGGGCCGGACCTGCAGAAGGTCACCAGTGACCTCGGCCGCATGGAGCTGGCGCTGGCCAATGCCAACGTGCCCTACACCGGGGCGCATTGGATCATGTCGCCGCGCACGGCGATGTACCTGACCAACCTGCGCGACGGGAACGGCAATTTGGCCTTCCCCGAGATGCAGGGCGGCCAGCTGCGCCGCAAGCCTGTGCATGTGACCACCGAGATCCCGTCGAACCTCGGCGCCGGGGGCGATGCCTCGGAGATCATGCTGGTGCATCCGATGCACGTGGTGATCGGCGAGCACATGGGCATCACCATCGCCATGTCTGACCAGGCCGCCTACCGCGATGCGGGCGGCGAGCTGCAGTCGGCCTTCAGCCGCGACGAGACGCTGATGCGGATGATCCTGCAGCACGACCTCGGCCTGCGGCATCTGCCGGCCGTCGCGGTGCTGACCGACGTCACCTGGGCCGACTGAGCCCCGTAGGCAACGGGCAATTCCGCCCGCTGCCACTTCCCTTTCTCAGAAGGACGAAGACCATGATCCAGATGAAAGACATCGGCGCGCTCATCACAGCCCTGCGTGCCGCCGGCAACGCCGCGCTGACCGCCGGCGGCGCGGGCGACAACACCGCCGTACCCGGCGTGATCCTCGACCGCGCGGCCATCGGCATGCCGCAGTCGGGGCTCCTCGCCATCCCCTTCACCGCCACGCTGGCGGCGGGCGAGACGCTCTCGGTGACCTACACGGTGCAGGAGGGTGAGGCGGACGACCTGTCGGACGCCGCCACGCTGGTCAGCGAGACCGTCGTCGCGGCGACGGGTCCGGCGGGCGGTGGCACCGTCACCGGCTGCCTCGAGCTTGACGTGAAGCTTCGCGCGGGGGGCCGCTACCAGCGGGTGACCTACACGCCCGACCTCAGTGCGGCGGATACCGACACGGCGGCGCTCTCGGCACTGCTGATCTGCGGCGGCATGGACCGCCTGCCGCAATGAGGGCGGTGATCTTCCAGCGGCCGCACCTCATGTACCAGCGGGGTGAGACGGCCGGCTTCGCCGATGATCACGCGGACAAGCTGATCGCGGCGGGCATCGCCCGCGACCCGAGCGCGCCCGTCCCGGCCTCGGCCGTCGAGGTGCCACAGGAAGGCAAGGGCGACGAGGGAGGCGACGACAAGAGCGACGCGCCTGCCAAAGGTGACGGCAAGGTCGCGAAGGCGCCCGACCCCGGCGCGCCACCCGTCCAGGGAAAGAAGTCGTAAGAGGGGGCCGGGCGCATGCGATACATCGGAACGGATCCGGTTCCGCTTGCTGTCTCGCCGGCGCAGTTCGCCGCTGCGGTGCATGGCGTGGTGACCGAGGCGGAAGAAGCCTCGCTCGAGTCGTTGCTTGGCGCGGCGCAGGATGTCGTGTCGACGGCCACCAACCTGCCGCCGGCGCCCGGCCTCTTCGAGTTCACCTGCCCCGTCGACGACTGGCGCCGCTGGTGGTTTCCCTGCCGGCCGGTGACCGCGATCGAGGAGATCGCTGTCTCGGACGCGGCTGGGGCCTTCGTCGATCGCGACCTTGCCGGTATTCAGCTCGTGATGGGCTACGACGAGCCGCAACTGCTGTTGCCGGACGGCTGGCTGCGCCGCGACGACCAAGGCCGCACGCTGCGCATTCGCGCGCAGGCGGGGGAGACACTGTCGCCCGCGCTCTGGCGCGCCATCGTGGCGCTCACCCGTGAATGGCGTGACGCGGACATCGCGATCAGCGGCGAGATGGAGGTGCCACGCGGCTCCTTCGGGGTGCAGCGGCTGCTGCGCCAGGCGCGCTATCGGCGCCCGAAGATCACGGCGGGGTGCTGATATGGCCGGCGGACGGCTCAGCGATCGCATCCGGGTGCAGCGCATGGTGCGCGAGGGCAGCACGATCACGGGCTGGGCCGACCTGGAACTGACGCCCGGGGTGCCTCTGGTGCTTTGGGCGGACATGAACGAGACGCCCGGCGGCGATACGACGGTCGGGGGCCGTCAGGAGGCCGCGCGGCAGGCGACGATCCGGCTGCGCGCGACCATGCCCGCCTACCAGGTGGAGGCATCGGACCGGATTGTCGCGCGAGGCGCGGTCTGGAAGATCCGCGGCGCGCCCGCGCAGTCCGAGGCGCGCGCCGACGTGCTGGTCATCGCTTGCGAGGAATGGGTGCAGCCCCCGGACTTTGGAGACTGACATGGCGGTGACCGGTGCTGGAAAGACGCGGCTCAAGCTCAAGAAGCTTGAGAGGCTGGTTGAGAAATATACGGGTGAAGCGAACCGCCGCAACGGCGAGGATATCGTGCGGCTGGCGAAGGTGTTGATCCCGGTGGGCGAGGATGTCGAGGACGACGGCCACGAGCGCGCCAAGATCACCGGGACAGCGAATGCCGATGGCAGCTACCTCATCGACTTCGGGCCGAAGTCGAAGGTCATCGAGGGTGACCGTGGGCCACGGCCCTTCGTGAACCCCGCGCTCAGCGCCTCGCGCAAACGCCGGAAGGGGCGCGCGCGCCGGGCCATCAACAAGGCCGCGAAGGAGGCAAGCAGTGGCTGAGGCGCCGGCATACGTGCTGCAGAAGGCGGTGATTGCAGCGCTGCGCGCCGACCCGGAGATCCAGGCATTGGTGGGCGCAAAGGTATTTGACGAGCCGCCACCGCCTGCCTTCGCGGAGTACCCCTACATCCACCTCGGCCGCATCGACGCCGCCGCCGAGCGTATCGGTTGTTACACCGATGACGACATATTTTTTACGGTCGAATGCCAGAGCCGCCCGGTCGCCGGGCGGGACGAGGTCACCCAGCTTGCCCACGCCGTGCGACTGGGGCTCGACCAGGTCGAGCTGACACTGCCCGGTCTGACTCTCGACTGGTGCGATTACCTGACACAGTCCGTCTCCCGGTCCCGTGATGGCGGAACCTGGACCGCCGTGGTGGCTTTCTCGGCCTCCGTCGCGGCTGCCGTTTGACCGCCCTTCGGCAAGGCTTACCCGGGCAGATGCCCCGTTCCGAACATTGGAGGCTAAAATGGCCAAGAAGAAGGGCCGCGAGGTTCTCATTCGCATCGGTGATGGTCAGGAGACCGAAAACTTCAACGCGCTTTGTGCGCTGACAACCAAGGCGCTGACCGTGAACAACGAAGAGATCGACGTGACCACCGCCGATTGCGACACGCCCGGCGGTGCGCTTTGGACCGAGGTGCTCGACGGCGTGCGGCGTATCGCGCTCAGCGGCAACGGGATCTCGAAAAAGGATACCGCTGAAGCCCGGCTGATGACGGTTTCCTTGCAGACGCCGCCGGTTGCCAACATGGAAGTGGTCGTCCCGAACTTCGGCACCTTCGCCGGCGCCTTCTTCGTGCAAAGCATGGAGTTGACCGGTGAGCAGTCGGGTGGCGCGAGCTTCGCGCTGACCATGGGGTCGACCGGGGCTGTCACCTTCACCGCGGAGGCGCCTGCGCCATGACCATCGCCGCGACCGGCGCCTACGAGGAGGAGCTCGGCGGTGCCTACCGCCCGCTCGTCCTGCGCAACGGCGAGATCGAACGCTTCGAGCAGCATCACGACCTGGGGATATTCGGGCTCTGGGACCAGCTCTTCGGGCGGGGCCCGGCGCCGCAGGCGCGTCACATCCGCGACCTGCTGGCGCTGGCGCTCGTGGGGGGCGGCATGTCGAACCGCGCGGCCGACGATCTCATATCGAGCCTGCCGCCCTCGGAGAACCTCCGCCTGCGTGAGATCGCGACGCGGGTGCTGGGCGTGACGTTCCTCCCGGCGGTGCTCGAGGAGGATGTCAAAAAAAAAGCGGATGGATCGGCCGGGACGCCGTGACCCCGCCCGCGCGGTATGACGCAACCGCGCGTATCTCGAACCTCTGCGGGGTGACCGGTGATCCGCCCGCCACTTTCCGCGCGATGACGCCGCGCGACACTGCTCTCTTCGTGGCCGCCTGGAATGCCGCGCAGGAAGAGGCCTCCGGGGATGTTCCGGCCCCCGACATGGACACCCTCGAACGATTGGAGGAACGCTATGGCCGACGAGGAGCTTGAGCGCATCACCGTTCTGCTGCAGGCGAAGGACCGCGACCTCGCGCGCGCAATCGATCGCAGCAATCGGCTGATCGCCCGCATGGAGCGGGACGCCACGCGCAATACCTCTCGCATGGCGCGCAATATCGACAGCAACCTGTCGCGGGCCGCGTCGAGCGTGGCCAGCTTCGGCAAGGCCTTCGCGGTCGGTGCCGCAGCGACTGCTGTCGGTGTGCTGACCTCCAATCTGAAGCAGGGCGTCCGCGCGGTTTCCCAGATTGGCGACGAGGCGCGGCGCTCCGGTCTCGGCGTCGAGGCCTTCCAGGAATTGAGCTACGTCGCCACCCAGTCACGCATCCCGATTGATGCACTCGTTGACGGGATGAAGGAGCTAAACCTGCGGGCGGACGAGTTCATCGCGACGGGGAAGGGGCCCGCGGCGGATACCTTCGCGCGGATTGGGCTGGGGGCAACAGAACTCGAGCGCAAGCTGAAACAGCCGGACGAGCTGCTGCTCGACATCATCGGGCGGATGGAAAGTCTCGACAAGGCGGCGCAGATCAGGGTCGCGGACGAGATCTTCGGCGGCACCGGAGGTGAGCGCTTCGTGGAGCTTCTGGCTCAGGGGGAAAGCGGGATTCGCCGACTGACCGCTGAAGCGCGGGAAATGGGCATCGTGATGGATGCCGAGCTTATCGCGAAGGCGCAGCGGATCGACGCGGAGTTTTCGCGGCTCATCGACAAGTCTTCGACCTGGGCAAAAGGGTTGGCCGTGGCCTTGGCCGATCTTCCTCTCGACATGGTGCAGACGCGCCTCAGCGAGATATTTCCTGATGAGGATGCAGGCCGCGCGATCCTCGGCGACGAGATCTTCGACAGGCTCTCCACCGTCAGCGATCTCACCGACGAGCAAGCGGCGGGTGCCCGTAACCTTGCCGCAGAGTATGGGCGGCTCGGGGACCGGGTCTCGGCAATGCTGCCGTCGCTTGACCAGGCGATTATCTCGCTCGGTGCGCTCGGCTATCAGGATGCCGCAGGGGCATTGCGCGATGCGCGTGCCGAGATGGACCGGCTGTCGAGAGGGCTTGAGGATGGTACTGTCAGTGCCGATGCCTTCGAGGCGGGGCTCGAAGATGCCACTGATCAGGCCGGTGCCGCACTTGCGCAGATCGATGCCATTGACCGATCGACTTTCTCCGGAGTGATTGCACAGGCTCAGGCGCTGGCGACTGCACTTGCCGAGGTAGCCGCCCGCGCGTTTGAGGCGCGGCAAGGTGCGCTTGGCGGTGAGCGGTCGGCGATCTCCTACGGACCTCAGAACGGGCGCCGGCCCACGGTCACGCTACGTCCCGGCGAACATGCGCCGGAGACATCACCGAGACCGCAACTTCCAAGCGTGAACTTCGGATTCGGCGCACCGGATCCGGCGCCAAGCGGTAGAGCGGCCTCTGGTGGTTCCGGCGGCGGCGGCGGGGCTCCCGAGCTCGACGACTGGCAGGAGGCATTGGAGGGCACGCGCGAGGAGATCGCGCGTCTGGAGGCCGAGGCCGCGTCGTTGCTCGTCGCTGCGGATCACGGAACCGCCTTGGGAGACGCAATGGAATATGCGCAGAAGCGCGCTGAACTTCTCTACGCTGCCCAGCAGGCTGGGCGCGAGATTACGCCCGAGCTGACTGCGGAGATCGACGCTCAGGCGATGGCCTACATGCGCGCCGCGATCGCGGCCGACGAGAATGCTGAGCGGTTACGGGCGCTGGAGGAGAACGCGCAGCGCGGTGCCGACGCGATGTCGGGGCTGTTCATGTCGATCCTCGACGGCTCGATGTCGGCGAAGGACGCGGTGCTGCAGCTGATCGCGCAGATTGCCCGGGTGCAGATGATGAAGGGGTTCGGAGAGCTGGCGAGCGGTGCCGGGGGTGGGGTGTTCTCCTGGCTCGGCGGGCTGCTGCAGAACGCCAAGGGCAATGCCTTCGGGGGCGGCTCGGTCGTGCCCTTTGCCAAGGGCGGGGTGTTCGACAGCCCGACCTACTTCCCGATGGCGGCCGGGCGCACCGGCGTGCTCGGCGAAGGGCTGGACGACGAGGCGATCCTGCCGCTGGGGCGGGGCCGCGACGGCAAGCTCGGGGTCCGCGCGCAGGTCGGGGGCTCTGCAAGTAAGGTTCAGGTCGAGCTCATCGGTGGCGGGCTCGTGCTTTCTGATGGCGGGCAGGTGATGACGGCGGTCGATGCGCGCGTGGTCGGCGGTATGGAGACGACTGCCCGGGCCACTAGTCGGCGCTTCGGTGACCGCGCGTCGCAGTATCAGGAGCGCGGCACGTGAACAGACCGACGATCACCATTCCGTTCTCGCTGTTGAAGGCCACGCCGATCGAGTGGGACATCGACTGGCGCGGCCAACCGCCGAGCGACAGAACGGACGGCAGCACGCAGGTCGTCTTCAACGCCTTCCCTCGCTGGGTCGGATCGCTCGACCTTCGGCTCACGCGGGACTTCGTGCGCCACTGGCGGGCGCTGCACTGGGCTGCGCAAGGGCGAGTTGGCATCTACCAGATACCCATGTTCGACCCGGTGGGTTTCGACCAGGTCGGCTATTTCGGCAAGAGTTACGTGCGGAGCGGCGTTCCGTTTTCAAGCGGTCAGCGGTTCTCGAGCGGCTACGGCTTCGCGGCCAATGCAACTGTCGAGGCTTCGGCGCCGGCCTCTATCGGCGCGTCAGAAATCACGGTGAAGACCACAGACGCCGACCTCGTTCCGCGGGTCGGTCAGATCATGAACGCGAACGACTGGCCGATGGGTATCACCAGCGTGACGGACAACGGCGACGATACCTACACGCTCGGAATCCAGATGCCACTGCGCGCCGCGATCAGTTCGGGCGACTTGGTCCGCTGCATGGCGCGGGGGCTCTTTGAGGTCGCGAATGATCGGGAGGGCTCGCCGGTCTACGACATCCGCAAGCTGTCGGAAACGTCGATCACCTTCCGCGAGGTTCTCAGCCGATGACCTTCTTCCCGTCCGACTTCGACCCGCGCGACGAGCGGCTCGGGCTGCTCGACCTCGTGTCGCTCAATACGCCCGACGGCACGGCGCGTTTCTGGATCGGTGGCGATGGCGTGTTCACGGACAGCAGCGGGGAACAGTGGTTTGGCTCGCAGCTTCTCAGCGTCGAGAGCCTCGAAAGTGCGATCAACGGCGTGGCGCCGGCAGGGCGCGCCAGCCTTGCCTACTTCCAGGACCCAGACGCGGACAACCTGATCGCGTCC belongs to Salipiger profundus and includes:
- a CDS encoding terminase large subunit, producing MEAIDHPVSRYALDVIAGDVAAGPLVRMACERHLLDLETGADRGLVFDTEAADMVIRFAKVLRHTTGPMAGAELALQPWQVFRHGSVFGWKHAETGLRRFRSTYHQVAKKNGKTTDTAVPMLFTQLFDGEGAPQGYCAATTRDQAGLLFNEIKRMIRASPALSSLLDVYKTQIQSPRTNGYIAALSRDGNSADGINPHFAARDEVHRWTDRELADVVTNSMIARAQPIDWAITTAGADRASLCGEIRTYAERVLRGDVRDDGFFAFVAEPPEDADPSDPATWAMANPNLGVAFTEADFRRIHDEAQAIRGKMPNFRRLHLNLWTEGAQSWIGRDVWDRGLATAPVDPEALYGRKAWVGIDLRRTTDLTSIVVAVPVEGVIYLLSYAFIAEGPKGFVARAQSENRDYVAWRDDGWLEVHRGGVIDEDQVIERMKWLRARFDLQEVAYDRWGMKHVAAELDKLRFPLLEFGQGYASMSPATKRFERAVIQNRLRHGGNPLLAWAVGNVVLDQDAAENVKPNKKKATGRIDPAVAAIMAVGRAEVGEEKRKARDVVVI
- a CDS encoding phage portal protein, whose amino-acid sequence is MRLFGLDISRAGAAGGGGGAPRVEPPVTAQAAVAAGEQGLLAVGWGSLGAPSAVRGLPRVTPETAAHHATVFACCNNIAGDLAKVPLKLWQRQGDGQDVRVREHAAGDLLNGEAAPGVPAKLVRFAAVYAYTLRGNGHIYGPRDGGGELMRLDIVRQGNVSMLRDGLERFYQFEDGAGVQRRVPARAMVHLRYMAEDGWTGRSPIQVAAESVGIALAGQRAAARNAAGGTTKGVIKLGDNYEGEEQRVRNARRIKDAMQDPGSDGWIAVNPDEDVKALDISAADQELLSSRKFDREMLAGIYRMPPSKLQMLEYGVKANGEQQAIDYLTDCLLHWSALVEAQLDVALLTRAERDAGLFLRHDFGALLQPTVKEQYEALNRAVGGPFMLPNEARAKIGAPPVAEGATLNPAPNMTRAEAPGRDPEGDDA
- a CDS encoding S49 family peptidase, which translates into the protein MSRTIASFFAGAPLALSRAHGEALLQMPVPAPGAEVGARALSVGGMSLALEPGERYAIHRNIAIVPISGLLTPNAFLLERWLGWSTYHGLEATFAELAANEDVAAIAALCDSPGGYVLGIEGASRAVAAAAVKPVHALVHPLAASACYHIASQATDITLTPGSVVGSIGCMQVSAAPVQPGMSGNQLFILSSSHARAKRPDPSTEEGRRESVRVLDAMEADFHAAVAAGRGIDLAELRERLSSTDDPADGGAIFWGEEAQARGLVDRLEDAPTFWTRLGAAYAPRPARTAGRAARAQVQAAQALAGL
- a CDS encoding phage major capsid protein → MSDINDLRRARKAAADDMQARADALTALEDQEGAEETALAAAQAAFDTAKAAFEKADRQVKRAEEVEASRAAAAQPEPGAEANGGQGAAAPAQPKEKGLQFGAMLRTLAAAGGNVHTARMIAEENGQSGLFAVGQNMGSGEAGGFLVPEDVSSDVIELLRPASVVTAMGPRIVPLPNGNMTQNRRATGANFGYGDETSDAPVTGYSYGQMKLSAKKMRGIVPISNDLMRTSSTAVDRMVRDDAIADAAQIQDRYFLRGAGTEFAPRGLRYQLVGTPVEGTNILAMTAGPDLQKVTSDLGRMELALANANVPYTGAHWIMSPRTAMYLTNLRDGNGNLAFPEMQGGQLRRKPVHVTTEIPSNLGAGGDASEIMLVHPMHVVIGEHMGITIAMSDQAAYRDAGGELQSAFSRDETLMRMILQHDLGLRHLPAVAVLTDVTWAD
- a CDS encoding phage head completion protein — encoded protein: MAGGRLSDRIRVQRMVREGSTITGWADLELTPGVPLVLWADMNETPGGDTTVGGRQEAARQATIRLRATMPAYQVEASDRIVARGAVWKIRGAPAQSEARADVLVIACEEWVQPPDFGD
- a CDS encoding DUF3168 domain-containing protein; the encoded protein is MAEAPAYVLQKAVIAALRADPEIQALVGAKVFDEPPPPAFAEYPYIHLGRIDAAAERIGCYTDDDIFFTVECQSRPVAGRDEVTQLAHAVRLGLDQVELTLPGLTLDWCDYLTQSVSRSRDGGTWTAVVAFSASVAAAV
- a CDS encoding phage major tail protein, TP901-1 family — encoded protein: MAKKKGREVLIRIGDGQETENFNALCALTTKALTVNNEEIDVTTADCDTPGGALWTEVLDGVRRIALSGNGISKKDTAEARLMTVSLQTPPVANMEVVVPNFGTFAGAFFVQSMELTGEQSGGASFALTMGSTGAVTFTAEAPAP
- a CDS encoding GTA-gp10 family protein, which produces MTIAATGAYEEELGGAYRPLVLRNGEIERFEQHHDLGIFGLWDQLFGRGPAPQARHIRDLLALALVGGGMSNRAADDLISSLPPSENLRLREIATRVLGVTFLPAVLEEDVKKKADGSAGTP
- a CDS encoding phage tail tape measure protein, with product MADEELERITVLLQAKDRDLARAIDRSNRLIARMERDATRNTSRMARNIDSNLSRAASSVASFGKAFAVGAAATAVGVLTSNLKQGVRAVSQIGDEARRSGLGVEAFQELSYVATQSRIPIDALVDGMKELNLRADEFIATGKGPAADTFARIGLGATELERKLKQPDELLLDIIGRMESLDKAAQIRVADEIFGGTGGERFVELLAQGESGIRRLTAEAREMGIVMDAELIAKAQRIDAEFSRLIDKSSTWAKGLAVALADLPLDMVQTRLSEIFPDEDAGRAILGDEIFDRLSTVSDLTDEQAAGARNLAAEYGRLGDRVSAMLPSLDQAIISLGALGYQDAAGALRDARAEMDRLSRGLEDGTVSADAFEAGLEDATDQAGAALAQIDAIDRSTFSGVIAQAQALATALAEVAARAFEARQGALGGERSAISYGPQNGRRPTVTLRPGEHAPETSPRPQLPSVNFGFGAPDPAPSGRAASGGSGGGGGAPELDDWQEALEGTREEIARLEAEAASLLVAADHGTALGDAMEYAQKRAELLYAAQQAGREITPELTAEIDAQAMAYMRAAIAADENAERLRALEENAQRGADAMSGLFMSILDGSMSAKDAVLQLIAQIARVQMMKGFGELASGAGGGVFSWLGGLLQNAKGNAFGGGSVVPFAKGGVFDSPTYFPMAAGRTGVLGEGLDDEAILPLGRGRDGKLGVRAQVGGSASKVQVELIGGGLVLSDGGQVMTAVDARVVGGMETTARATSRRFGDRASQYQERGT